From the Gramella sp. Hel_I_59 genome, one window contains:
- a CDS encoding mechanosensitive ion channel domain-containing protein: MQDDQSTKEKVTEVIEEDIWGLIQDFWNAGFSYQIGGDDVKITVGMVIIVILSFLLTSVALRLIRSFITSKLMDEDKMKFISVFKFIKYFVYLTVILITLSSTGVDVTILLTASAALFVGLGLALQELFQDVIGGIFIILDKSLLVGDIIEMDGRVARVFEIKLRTTRALTRDDKVMIIPNHKFISDTVYNYTQNHKTTRESVKVGVAYGSDVEKVRTILLECAKEQKGILKKPEPFVLFEDFGDSALMFALHFYVSDSFVDPKVKSELRFKINDKFRLNNITIPFPQRDVHMFYPPGNKIPNNQTTENDA, from the coding sequence ATGCAGGACGATCAATCTACAAAAGAGAAAGTTACAGAAGTAATTGAGGAGGATATCTGGGGTTTGATACAGGATTTCTGGAACGCCGGATTCAGTTATCAGATAGGAGGCGATGATGTAAAGATCACCGTTGGAATGGTCATTATTGTTATCCTGTCCTTTCTATTGACCAGCGTGGCATTACGATTAATTCGATCTTTCATCACCTCAAAATTGATGGACGAAGACAAGATGAAGTTTATAAGCGTCTTCAAATTCATCAAATACTTTGTTTATCTTACGGTGATCCTGATCACTTTAAGCTCCACGGGTGTAGATGTAACTATCTTGCTTACAGCTTCTGCCGCGTTATTTGTTGGACTTGGTCTGGCTTTGCAGGAATTATTTCAGGATGTAATTGGTGGTATATTTATCATTCTTGATAAATCACTTCTGGTTGGAGACATTATAGAAATGGATGGCCGGGTGGCCCGGGTATTCGAAATTAAACTAAGAACTACCAGGGCTCTTACGAGAGATGATAAGGTAATGATCATCCCAAACCATAAATTTATAAGCGATACAGTATATAACTATACGCAAAACCATAAAACCACCCGGGAATCGGTTAAAGTGGGAGTTGCTTATGGAAGTGATGTTGAAAAAGTTAGAACAATCCTTCTGGAATGCGCAAAGGAGCAGAAAGGTATTTTAAAGAAGCCTGAGCCATTCGTGCTTTTTGAAGATTTTGGAGATTCTGCTTTAATGTTTGCGTTACATTTCTATGTGTCAGACAGCTTTGTAGACCCTAAGGTGAAGAGTGAATTGAGATTCAAGATCAATGATAAGTTCAGGTTGAACAATATCACCATTCCATTCCCGCAGCGAGATGTACATATGTTTTATCCGCCAGGGAATAAAATTCCTAACAATCAAACTACTGAGAATGATGCATAA
- a CDS encoding ABC transporter permease translates to MRNLKLIISREYLARVRNKTFIVMTFLSPLIFVGMIMLIAYLSMLNSTDQKIIGIHDDTGIFAEEFKDGEQVQYLDLSEKDLQLARTQVLENEYFGLIHISPLNSISGKPDTIEFFGKETPGFGTIENIEKTISDKLTRKQLIDKGIDVSEIDKARADVSVDIQNFSGEKSSKMSNYIKMFFGGAAGYLLMMFIIIYGNMVMRSVIEEKTNRIIEIIVSSVKPFQLLLGKVLGTSLAGLTQFVVWVILGSVLLLGLSTFLGIDPMAAQTPATVAMENAGNPKINQLVIDILKLPYASLLSFFVIYFIGGYFLYSSVYAAIGAAVDSETDTQQFMFPVILPLILGIYVGFFSVVENPHGTVSTIFSFIPFTSPIVMLMRIPFGVPWYEILISIIILIGTNFAVLWLSAKIYRVGILMYGKKPSYKELYKWLKY, encoded by the coding sequence ATGCGTAATTTAAAGTTGATCATTAGCAGGGAATATCTTGCCCGGGTACGCAATAAGACCTTCATTGTGATGACATTTTTGAGTCCGCTCATCTTTGTGGGAATGATCATGTTGATCGCTTATTTGAGTATGCTCAATAGTACCGATCAAAAGATCATTGGAATTCATGATGATACAGGAATTTTTGCTGAAGAGTTTAAAGATGGAGAGCAGGTTCAATATCTGGATCTATCAGAAAAAGATCTTCAGCTTGCCAGGACTCAGGTGCTGGAAAATGAATATTTCGGACTCATCCATATCTCTCCCCTCAATTCTATTAGCGGCAAACCAGATACGATCGAATTCTTCGGAAAAGAGACACCCGGTTTTGGAACTATAGAGAATATAGAGAAAACCATTTCAGATAAATTAACCCGTAAACAACTAATTGATAAAGGAATAGATGTTTCAGAAATAGATAAAGCGAGAGCAGATGTTAGCGTGGATATCCAGAATTTCTCAGGTGAGAAAAGTTCGAAAATGTCTAATTATATCAAGATGTTCTTTGGTGGTGCAGCCGGTTATCTGCTTATGATGTTCATTATCATTTATGGTAATATGGTCATGCGTAGTGTGATTGAGGAGAAAACCAATAGGATTATTGAGATCATTGTTTCTTCAGTAAAACCCTTTCAATTATTACTGGGGAAGGTTCTGGGAACCAGTCTTGCGGGACTAACCCAATTCGTAGTCTGGGTAATTCTTGGAAGTGTACTATTATTAGGATTGTCTACTTTCTTAGGTATTGATCCTATGGCAGCACAGACACCGGCCACTGTGGCGATGGAAAATGCTGGGAATCCAAAGATCAATCAGCTTGTGATCGATATTCTGAAGTTACCGTATGCCAGCCTGCTTAGTTTCTTTGTGATCTATTTTATTGGCGGATACTTTTTGTACAGTTCGGTTTATGCGGCGATTGGAGCTGCGGTAGATAGTGAAACTGATACACAGCAATTTATGTTTCCGGTTATTCTACCTCTTATTTTAGGGATCTATGTAGGTTTCTTTTCCGTAGTGGAAAATCCGCACGGGACCGTATCAACCATATTTTCATTTATACCTTTCACATCACCTATTGTAATGCTCATGCGTATTCCGTTTGGGGTGCCATGGTACGAGATCTTAATTTCCATCATTATTTTAATTGGAACTAATTTCGCAGTACTTTGGTTATCGGCAAAAATTTATCGTGTGGGAATATTGATGTACGGGAAAAAACCAAGCTATAAAGAATTGTATAAGTGGCTTAAGTATTAG
- a CDS encoding ABC transporter ATP-binding protein: MDNLLVAENVYKRFGKFTALNDVSLSIPRGSIFGLLGPNGAGKTTFLRIINQITMPDEGKVYLDGKPLHPDDIAHIGYLPEERGLYKSMKVGEQALYLARLKGLSKAEAKERLKYWFEKLEIEEWWDKKIQELSKGMAQKVQFVITVLHRPKLLIFDEPFSGFDPVNANLIKDEILQLREEGATILFSTHRMESVEELCDYIALIHKSNKLLDGPINEIKKAYTSNTFEIGLETADKNALYADLQSKFEVGPAKYKSIQDDLKLTIKVGDKDNSNELLRYLLSQAKVNHFVEVIPSVNDIFIKTVTQNA, translated from the coding sequence ATGGATAATCTTTTGGTTGCCGAGAATGTCTACAAGCGCTTCGGAAAATTTACAGCTCTCAACGATGTTTCTCTAAGTATCCCACGCGGAAGTATTTTTGGACTTTTAGGTCCCAATGGTGCAGGAAAAACTACCTTTCTCAGGATAATTAACCAGATCACCATGCCAGATGAAGGCAAGGTATATCTTGATGGCAAACCATTACATCCAGATGATATCGCCCATATTGGCTACCTGCCGGAAGAAAGAGGGCTCTACAAATCCATGAAAGTTGGAGAACAGGCACTATATCTGGCAAGATTAAAAGGATTGAGTAAAGCTGAAGCTAAAGAACGGCTTAAATACTGGTTCGAAAAGCTGGAGATAGAGGAATGGTGGGATAAAAAAATCCAGGAATTGTCTAAGGGAATGGCTCAGAAAGTACAATTTGTGATCACCGTTCTACACCGTCCAAAGCTTCTGATTTTTGACGAACCCTTTAGTGGGTTCGATCCGGTGAATGCGAATCTTATCAAAGACGAGATACTGCAATTAAGAGAAGAAGGAGCTACTATTCTATTCTCTACTCATCGTATGGAAAGCGTGGAGGAGCTTTGCGATTATATAGCACTAATCCATAAATCGAATAAATTACTGGATGGCCCAATCAACGAGATCAAAAAAGCATATACTTCAAACACTTTCGAAATTGGTTTGGAAACGGCAGATAAAAATGCTTTGTATGCAGACCTGCAGTCAAAATTTGAAGTTGGACCCGCTAAGTACAAGAGTATTCAGGATGATCTTAAGCTGACCATCAAAGTTGGTGATAAAGACAATTCTAATGAGTTGCTTAGATATTTACTCAGCCAGGCGAAGGTGAACCATTTTGTGGAGGTAATTCCTTCAGTAAACGATATTTTCATTAAAACTGTGACTCAGAATGCGTAA
- the dnaJ gene encoding molecular chaperone DnaJ: MKEDYYEILGVSKDASAAEIKKAYRKLALKYHPDKNPGDSSAEDMFKKSAEAYEVLGNQEKRAKYDRFGHQAFDGGGFGGGGGGMNMDDIFSQFGDIFGGGFGGGGGFSGFGGGFGGGQRRAKGSNLRIRVSLNLEEIANGCEKKIKVKRKIQASGTTYKTCTTCNGSGQVTRVTNTILGRMQTASPCTTCGGSGQIIDKKPEGADAQGLIMKEETVSIKIPAGVEDGMQLKVSSKGNDAPGNGIPGDLLVAIEEKEHPSLQREGDNLHYDLYISYSEAALGTSKEIDTVTGKVRIKIEEGVQSGKILRLRGKGISSINGYGKGDLLVHVNVWTPKTLNKEQKEFFERMANDDNFQPNPEKSDKSFFEKVKDMFS, translated from the coding sequence ATGAAAGAAGATTATTACGAAATATTAGGCGTAAGTAAAGACGCTTCAGCAGCAGAGATCAAGAAAGCATATAGAAAACTGGCTTTGAAGTATCATCCGGATAAGAATCCTGGTGACTCCTCAGCTGAAGATATGTTTAAAAAATCTGCTGAAGCCTATGAGGTATTAGGAAATCAGGAAAAACGTGCTAAATATGATCGTTTTGGTCATCAGGCCTTCGATGGCGGCGGCTTCGGCGGTGGCGGCGGTGGTATGAATATGGATGACATATTCAGCCAGTTTGGTGACATCTTTGGCGGTGGCTTTGGCGGAGGCGGAGGTTTCTCCGGTTTCGGCGGCGGCTTTGGTGGAGGACAGCGACGTGCAAAAGGGAGTAACCTTAGAATTCGTGTGAGCCTAAACCTTGAAGAGATTGCCAACGGTTGCGAAAAGAAGATCAAAGTAAAGCGTAAGATTCAGGCTTCTGGGACTACTTATAAAACCTGTACTACGTGTAACGGGTCAGGTCAGGTGACCAGAGTCACTAATACCATACTTGGTAGAATGCAAACTGCTTCTCCATGTACTACATGTGGTGGGTCAGGACAGATCATTGACAAAAAACCCGAAGGTGCAGATGCTCAGGGGCTGATTATGAAGGAAGAAACTGTTTCTATTAAGATTCCAGCAGGAGTTGAAGATGGAATGCAGTTAAAGGTTTCTTCAAAAGGAAATGATGCTCCGGGTAACGGAATTCCTGGTGATCTGCTAGTTGCGATCGAAGAGAAGGAGCACCCGAGCTTACAACGTGAAGGTGATAATCTTCACTATGACCTTTATATAAGTTATTCTGAAGCAGCACTTGGTACTTCAAAAGAGATTGATACGGTAACTGGAAAAGTTCGTATCAAGATCGAAGAAGGAGTGCAGTCTGGAAAGATTTTACGTCTTCGTGGTAAGGGTATTAGTAGTATTAATGGCTACGGAAAAGGAGATTTGCTGGTTCACGTAAATGTGTGGACTCCAAAAACCTTAAATAAAGAACAGAAAGAATTTTTCGAGAGAATGGCTAATGACGATAACTTCCAGCCGAATCCAGAGAAAAGTGACAAGTCATTTTTTGAAAAAGTAAAAGATATGTTTTCATAA
- a CDS encoding nucleotide exchange factor GrpE, whose protein sequence is MSRKEDNIKDEDKRVKDQVEDAMDEAINEVDQAGDDTEAEDTASDSELSEEERMIEDLQKEKDKFLRLFAEFENYKRRTSKERLELFKTANQEVMTAMLPVMDDFDRAMNEINKSGDENLLKGVELIHNKLRETLKAKGLERMDVEQGSDFDSEIHEAITQIPAPSEDLKGKIVDVVEPGYKLGERIIRYPKVVTGK, encoded by the coding sequence ATGAGCCGAAAAGAAGATAACATCAAAGACGAAGATAAAAGAGTGAAAGACCAGGTTGAGGATGCGATGGATGAAGCGATCAATGAGGTAGACCAGGCCGGTGATGATACCGAAGCAGAAGATACAGCAAGCGATAGCGAACTTAGCGAAGAAGAGCGCATGATAGAAGATCTTCAAAAAGAGAAGGATAAATTCCTGAGACTTTTTGCAGAATTTGAAAATTATAAGCGTAGAACTTCAAAGGAACGTCTTGAATTGTTCAAAACTGCCAACCAGGAAGTAATGACAGCTATGCTGCCGGTAATGGACGATTTTGACAGGGCGATGAACGAGATCAATAAGTCTGGTGATGAGAACCTTCTCAAAGGAGTTGAGTTAATTCACAACAAACTTCGCGAAACTCTAAAGGCTAAAGGTCTTGAAAGAATGGACGTGGAGCAGGGGAGTGATTTTGATTCTGAAATTCATGAAGCTATTACACAAATCCCAGCACCTTCAGAAGATCTTAAAGGTAAGATCGTAGACGTGGTTGAGCCAGGTTATAAGCTTGGAGAAAGAATTATCAGGTATCCAAAAGTGGTTACAGGAAAATAA
- a CDS encoding YceI family protein: MKKLLLNAFVVASLGLGFTACKNNNNEAETADAKDAATAEAEAMEYKVDTTASTIEWQGSKPTGNHTGTIAVKEGTFMATDSTIQSGTFVIDMQSIEVTDLEGEEKSNLEAHLMGTVEGKEGDFFNVQEYPDATFEVTGITEEEGTTMLQGNLTMKEVTKNITFPVTISKNDDTYTISSKDFSIDRTKWNVNYGSKSVFEGLGDQFINDEIQLTINLEAKKA, encoded by the coding sequence ATGAAAAAATTATTACTGAATGCATTTGTAGTAGCTAGTCTTGGACTTGGTTTTACAGCATGTAAAAATAACAATAACGAAGCTGAAACAGCTGACGCGAAAGATGCGGCAACTGCTGAAGCTGAAGCAATGGAATATAAAGTAGATACTACTGCTTCCACTATCGAATGGCAGGGTTCTAAGCCAACTGGAAATCACACAGGAACTATCGCTGTGAAAGAAGGTACATTTATGGCTACAGACTCTACGATCCAGAGTGGAACTTTCGTGATCGATATGCAGTCTATCGAAGTTACAGATCTTGAAGGAGAAGAGAAGTCAAATCTTGAGGCTCACCTTATGGGAACTGTAGAAGGAAAAGAAGGTGACTTCTTTAACGTTCAGGAATATCCTGATGCTACTTTTGAAGTAACTGGAATCACTGAAGAAGAAGGTACTACAATGCTACAAGGGAATCTTACAATGAAAGAAGTTACTAAGAACATTACTTTCCCTGTAACCATCAGCAAAAATGATGATACTTACACTATCAGCAGTAAAGATTTCAGCATCGATCGTACAAAATGGAACGTAAACTACGGATCTAAATCTGTATTCGAAGGTCTTGGAGACCAGTTCATCAACGATGAAATTCAGTTAACGATCAATCTTGAAGCTAAGAAAGCTTAA
- a CDS encoding TIGR01777 family oxidoreductase encodes MKVLITGATGMIGSRLSDLCRESGMIVHYLTTSKSKIEKREDYKGFYWDPKSEEIEKECINGVTTIIHLAGASIAEKWTSEYKETIIKSRTETAALLYDTLKNNEHQVENFISASAIGKYPDSLEKLYFEDDEVLADNFVGIVVKKWEAAADRFSNLGIDVAKIRVGLVLSEKGGMLEKVRKPIEMNVGAPLGSGKQWQSWIHLDDLAGIFLHAIERELTGVYNAVAPNPVTNKEMTKQLADQLNKPLWLPNVPKFVLKTMLGEMSQIVLSSQLVSCKKIEEHGYKFKYSNLSKALEDLT; translated from the coding sequence ATGAAAGTACTTATTACAGGAGCTACTGGAATGATTGGTTCCAGGTTGAGCGATCTATGCAGAGAGAGTGGCATGATAGTACATTATCTAACCACCAGTAAATCGAAGATTGAAAAAAGGGAAGATTACAAAGGTTTTTACTGGGATCCAAAGTCTGAAGAGATAGAAAAGGAATGTATTAATGGTGTTACCACAATCATTCATCTTGCAGGTGCCAGTATTGCTGAAAAATGGACTTCGGAATACAAAGAGACGATCATTAAGAGCAGGACCGAAACTGCGGCATTGCTTTACGATACCTTAAAGAACAACGAACACCAGGTGGAAAATTTTATTTCTGCCAGCGCTATTGGGAAATATCCGGACTCCCTGGAAAAATTATACTTTGAGGATGACGAAGTGCTTGCAGATAATTTTGTAGGAATTGTAGTGAAGAAATGGGAGGCAGCGGCAGACAGGTTTAGTAACCTTGGAATAGATGTAGCTAAAATTCGTGTTGGTCTGGTGCTATCCGAAAAAGGCGGAATGCTTGAGAAGGTCAGAAAACCTATAGAAATGAATGTTGGAGCCCCTTTGGGAAGTGGTAAACAATGGCAGAGCTGGATACACCTTGATGACCTTGCCGGTATTTTTCTTCACGCTATAGAAAGAGAGCTTACAGGAGTTTACAATGCGGTTGCTCCAAACCCGGTAACGAATAAAGAAATGACCAAGCAATTGGCAGATCAACTCAATAAACCATTATGGCTTCCAAATGTTCCAAAATTCGTACTTAAAACCATGCTTGGCGAAATGTCACAGATCGTTCTTTCCAGTCAGCTGGTAAGTTGTAAGAAGATAGAAGAACATGGATATAAATTTAAATACTCTAATCTTTCCAAAGCTTTGGAGGATCTTACTTAA
- the mnmD gene encoding tRNA (5-methylaminomethyl-2-thiouridine)(34)-methyltransferase MnmD, translated as MERKIIKTSDGSVTIHLPEWDEQYHSKHGAIQEARHVFLKMGLHHWLESNSKRPLEILEIGFGTGLNAFLTLLESNRLDLQINYTGVEAYPVITSEIEMLNYPEAADATSAEDQFKKLHSIPWEISVAITEKFSLLKNKLTFQELDMTNQFDLVYFDAFGARVQPELWGEDIFNSMYKALRSNGVLVTYAAKGSVRRAMISAGFHVEKLPGPPGKREMLRAVKL; from the coding sequence TTGGAAAGAAAGATCATTAAAACCAGCGATGGTTCCGTGACCATACATTTACCGGAATGGGATGAACAATACCATTCCAAACATGGTGCTATTCAGGAAGCCAGGCACGTTTTTCTTAAAATGGGATTACATCACTGGTTGGAATCAAATTCAAAGAGACCACTGGAAATTCTTGAGATTGGTTTTGGAACCGGACTAAATGCTTTTTTAACTCTTTTAGAATCCAATCGTCTAGACCTTCAGATAAACTATACAGGAGTAGAAGCATATCCCGTAATTACTTCAGAAATTGAAATGCTTAATTATCCAGAGGCGGCCGACGCTACTTCAGCTGAAGACCAATTCAAAAAACTACATTCCATTCCCTGGGAAATTTCAGTCGCAATCACCGAGAAATTTTCTCTACTGAAGAATAAACTAACATTTCAGGAACTCGATATGACGAACCAGTTTGACCTCGTGTATTTTGACGCTTTTGGCGCAAGAGTTCAACCTGAGCTATGGGGTGAGGATATTTTTAATTCTATGTACAAGGCTCTAAGATCTAATGGTGTCCTTGTAACCTATGCTGCCAAAGGGAGTGTTCGTAGAGCTATGATTTCCGCTGGTTTTCACGTAGAGAAATTACCAGGACCTCCGGGGAAGCGTGAAATGTTAAGAGCTGTTAAACTATAA
- a CDS encoding DUF4920 domain-containing protein, with protein MKKFAFILAFFCLLSCDRKKDNDEAEALLEDNVEANYESYGQEISPKGTFSSSVMLEKYESLRGGDTIDVKFDTKINSVCQSKGCWMVLELPGVDDVMVKFENYGFFVPKDAMGKDVIVRGKAFIEETSVEEQRHYAEDAGKSIDEVMAIREPVKKFGFTADGVLIKK; from the coding sequence ATGAAAAAATTTGCATTTATTCTTGCTTTTTTTTGTCTTTTATCCTGCGATCGAAAAAAAGATAATGATGAAGCTGAAGCTTTATTAGAAGATAATGTTGAAGCTAATTATGAATCATATGGCCAGGAAATTAGTCCTAAAGGCACTTTCTCCTCATCAGTTATGCTGGAAAAATATGAAAGTTTGCGAGGGGGAGACACTATCGATGTGAAATTTGATACCAAAATTAATAGTGTCTGTCAGAGTAAAGGCTGTTGGATGGTTCTGGAGTTACCCGGAGTGGATGATGTAATGGTGAAATTTGAAAATTATGGCTTCTTTGTTCCAAAGGATGCTATGGGTAAAGATGTGATTGTTCGTGGTAAGGCATTTATTGAAGAAACAAGTGTAGAAGAGCAACGTCATTACGCTGAGGATGCTGGCAAATCTATTGATGAGGTAATGGCGATTCGCGAACCTGTGAAAAAATTTGGTTTTACAGCTGATGGTGTTTTAATAAAAAAATAA
- a CDS encoding branched-chain amino acid aminotransferase, whose amino-acid sequence MIEIQKTTESKIDKTNFDNLAFGQVFSDHMMECDYKNGAWQKPIIRPYGPLSLEPSARVFHYGQAVFEGMKAYKDKDDRIWLFRPEQNFERINKSSARMAIPEFPKEYFFEALEELLKLDKDWIKKGFGNSLYLRPFVIATEAGVSASAAKEYKFMIICSPAQAYYSGEVRVKFSEKYSRAADGGVGFAKAAGNYGAQFYPTNLAKEEGFQQIIWTDANSHEYLEEAGTMNIFFRIGNKLVTAPTNDRILDGVTRKSVLKLAEENNIEVEVRRVSVQEIVEAARKGELKEMFGSGTATVINPIAGFGYKEEKFELPKMDDSYASFFKDTLMKIQYNEAEDLYNWTYEVK is encoded by the coding sequence ATGATAGAGATACAAAAGACTACCGAATCTAAAATAGACAAGACTAATTTTGATAATCTAGCTTTCGGACAGGTTTTCTCAGATCATATGATGGAATGTGATTATAAAAATGGTGCGTGGCAAAAACCTATTATCAGACCTTATGGACCTTTGTCTTTAGAGCCTTCAGCGCGTGTTTTTCATTATGGACAGGCTGTATTCGAGGGAATGAAGGCTTATAAGGATAAAGATGACCGTATCTGGCTTTTTAGACCAGAGCAAAATTTTGAGAGGATCAATAAATCCAGTGCGCGAATGGCAATTCCTGAGTTTCCGAAGGAATATTTCTTTGAGGCGCTGGAAGAACTATTGAAGTTAGATAAAGATTGGATCAAGAAAGGTTTTGGAAATAGTTTATATCTAAGACCGTTCGTGATCGCTACAGAGGCAGGTGTTTCAGCTTCCGCAGCAAAAGAATATAAATTTATGATCATTTGTTCTCCGGCACAGGCTTATTACAGCGGTGAAGTGAGAGTGAAATTTTCAGAAAAATATAGCAGAGCTGCAGATGGTGGAGTTGGATTCGCTAAGGCTGCCGGTAATTACGGAGCACAGTTCTACCCTACCAATCTTGCTAAAGAAGAAGGTTTTCAGCAAATCATCTGGACCGATGCCAATTCTCATGAATATCTTGAAGAGGCTGGTACAATGAATATTTTCTTTAGAATTGGTAACAAGCTCGTAACTGCACCAACAAACGACCGGATTCTTGATGGGGTGACCAGAAAGAGTGTTCTAAAACTTGCGGAAGAGAACAATATTGAAGTAGAAGTACGCAGAGTTAGCGTTCAGGAGATCGTTGAAGCTGCCAGAAAAGGAGAGTTAAAAGAAATGTTTGGATCTGGAACGGCGACAGTGATCAATCCAATTGCTGGCTTCGGCTATAAAGAAGAAAAGTTTGAATTACCAAAGATGGATGATTCTTATGCCAGTTTTTTTAAGGATACACTTATGAAAATTCAGTATAACGAAGCTGAAGATCTTTACAACTGGACTTACGAGGTAAAATAA
- a CDS encoding nucleoside triphosphate pyrophosphohydrolase family protein, which yields MKKAIAAVEEFHSAFGLGVKQKPEANLGKAKNLLRFHLMKEENEEYLEASNSGNLIEVADALGDMLYILCGTILEHGMQHKIEEVFEEIQRSNMSKLDENGEPVYREDGKVLKGGNYFKPEIGKILEK from the coding sequence ATGAAGAAAGCTATTGCTGCTGTGGAAGAGTTTCATTCTGCATTTGGTCTTGGCGTTAAACAGAAGCCAGAGGCCAATCTTGGAAAGGCAAAGAACCTCTTGCGTTTTCATTTAATGAAGGAAGAGAACGAGGAGTATCTGGAGGCATCCAATAGCGGAAATCTTATTGAGGTCGCAGATGCTTTAGGAGATATGCTCTATATATTGTGTGGTACAATTCTCGAACATGGTATGCAGCATAAGATCGAAGAAGTTTTTGAAGAGATCCAGCGAAGTAATATGAGTAAACTGGATGAAAACGGTGAGCCAGTTTATAGAGAGGATGGAAAGGTCCTGAAAGGAGGTAATTACTTTAAACCTGAGATAGGTAAGATCCTAGAAAAATGA
- a CDS encoding DUF3810 domain-containing protein translates to MFSTGQLIFAAFFVVAFIIVMIISYRKDLKLHKKYYKGSLMVLLAFIAFIVILFIIKTQLNH, encoded by the coding sequence ATGTTTTCTACCGGACAACTTATATTCGCTGCCTTTTTCGTGGTAGCATTTATCATCGTTATGATCATTAGTTACCGAAAGGATCTGAAACTGCATAAAAAATACTACAAAGGAAGTCTGATGGTACTACTAGCCTTCATCGCTTTTATTGTCATTTTATTCATAATCAAGACACAGCTGAATCATTGA
- a CDS encoding GyrI-like domain-containing protein, whose amino-acid sequence MKILKYLFFLLLIIFIGASIYIATKDGSYQVQEQRMIAAPQEVLYDEVNDLTTWKEWEPWSNGAEDMIINYGDKTIGEGANYEWSSEEMGDGSLVTTKANPHSSIEQKVTFKTTFGESTSDISWSFEKQNDSILTTWTLKGDQTFLEKAAFLFEDESMTQRLQPVFKQGMDNLEEQIRKEIESYTINVDGVTQHGGGYYLYITTASRLSQIAGKMEDMTNDVSNFMNSNNIEMTGKPFILFNERNEDRGTAIYSAAYFTPSEVITPQDSQVLNGFMPNQKTLKTTLKGDYEYLQEAWDAAYQYIQENDLVVMEDAEFFQVHVTGPKDNANPAEWITHLYIPLGEKETALDD is encoded by the coding sequence ATGAAAATTCTTAAATACCTGTTTTTCTTACTATTAATCATATTTATTGGAGCGTCCATTTATATCGCGACCAAAGATGGAAGTTATCAGGTTCAGGAACAGCGCATGATCGCAGCTCCACAAGAAGTTCTTTATGATGAGGTAAATGACCTTACTACATGGAAAGAATGGGAACCATGGTCGAATGGTGCTGAAGACATGATCATCAATTATGGTGATAAGACCATTGGCGAGGGTGCGAATTATGAATGGAGTAGTGAAGAAATGGGTGATGGTTCGCTGGTGACCACGAAGGCCAACCCTCATAGTAGCATTGAGCAAAAAGTTACCTTCAAGACAACTTTTGGAGAAAGTACCAGTGATATCTCCTGGTCTTTTGAAAAACAAAATGACAGTATCTTAACTACCTGGACCTTAAAGGGTGATCAAACTTTTCTTGAAAAAGCAGCATTTTTATTTGAAGATGAAAGTATGACTCAGCGATTACAGCCGGTATTCAAACAGGGAATGGATAATCTTGAAGAGCAGATAAGAAAGGAGATCGAAAGTTATACGATCAATGTGGACGGAGTGACTCAACACGGTGGAGGTTATTATCTTTATATCACTACTGCGAGCCGACTTTCCCAAATTGCGGGTAAAATGGAGGATATGACCAATGACGTGAGCAACTTTATGAATTCTAATAATATTGAAATGACCGGAAAACCTTTTATTCTTTTCAATGAAAGAAATGAAGATAGAGGTACCGCCATTTATTCGGCAGCCTATTTTACTCCGAGTGAAGTGATCACACCTCAGGACAGCCAGGTTCTGAACGGTTTTATGCCGAATCAAAAAACGTTGAAAACCACTTTAAAAGGTGATTATGAATATTTGCAGGAAGCCTGGGATGCGGCTTACCAGTATATTCAGGAGAACGACCTGGTAGTAATGGAAGATGCAGAGTTCTTCCAGGTACACGTTACCGGACCAAAGGACAATGCCAATCCAGCCGAATGGATCACTCATTTGTACATTCCACTGGGAGAAAAAGAAACAGCATTAGATGATTAA